The Aggregatilinea lenta genome includes a region encoding these proteins:
- a CDS encoding LacI family DNA-binding transcriptional regulator — translation MNQRRDRVTLHDVAREAGVSPMTVSRVINNTGRISDATREHVRAVIARLDYRPSRAARTLVTNQTLMIAVITPDITNPYFAEIVKGVEDLAWERGYSVLLANTNENQAREHAVLSQLEDSTVDGIIICSSRLPDDDLYALIEQHQAVVVVNRQVPKHLASVVKGRDALGVRALRAGRYLAETGHKRIGYLRLKRSQWAVEVEQFLDELGSFGLEANPDWCMQCLPTWEAGYAAAQTLLARHPELDAIVGGNDLVALGILRAAVEAGRHVPGDLAIVGGDDILLASLVTPPLTTFHVPKYEIGNRAADLLFKRMTGDLQYREHIYIETLIRRDSAP, via the coding sequence ATGAACCAGCGGCGCGACCGCGTCACCCTCCACGACGTCGCACGCGAGGCCGGTGTCTCGCCGATGACGGTGTCGCGCGTGATCAACAACACGGGGCGCATCAGTGATGCCACGCGCGAGCACGTGCGCGCAGTGATCGCCCGCCTCGACTACCGTCCCAGCCGCGCCGCGCGGACGCTGGTTACCAACCAGACCCTGATGATCGCGGTCATCACGCCGGACATCACCAATCCCTATTTCGCCGAAATCGTGAAGGGCGTCGAGGATCTGGCCTGGGAGCGCGGCTACAGCGTGCTGCTGGCCAACACCAACGAAAACCAGGCGCGCGAGCACGCGGTGCTCAGCCAGCTCGAAGACTCCACCGTGGACGGCATCATCATTTGCAGCTCGCGCCTGCCCGACGACGATTTGTACGCCCTGATCGAGCAGCACCAGGCGGTGGTCGTGGTCAACCGCCAGGTGCCCAAGCATCTCGCCAGCGTGGTGAAAGGGCGCGACGCGCTCGGCGTGCGTGCGCTGCGTGCTGGCCGTTACCTGGCCGAAACGGGCCATAAGCGCATCGGCTACCTGCGCCTGAAGCGCAGCCAGTGGGCGGTCGAAGTCGAGCAGTTTCTGGACGAGCTAGGGAGCTTTGGCCTGGAAGCGAATCCCGACTGGTGCATGCAGTGCCTGCCCACCTGGGAGGCAGGCTATGCAGCAGCACAAACTCTGCTGGCGCGCCACCCGGAGCTAGACGCGATCGTCGGCGGGAACGACCTCGTGGCGTTGGGCATCCTGCGCGCTGCCGTCGAGGCCGGGCGGCACGTGCCGGGTGATCTTGCCATCGTCGGCGGTGACGACATCCTGCTCGCCAGCCTGGTGACGCCGCCGCTCACCACCTTTCACGTGCCCAAATACGAGATTGGCAACCGGGCCGCCGATCTGCTGTTCAAACGCATGACGGGCGACCTGCAATATCGCGAGCACATCTACATCGAGACTCTGAT
- a CDS encoding LacI family DNA-binding transcriptional regulator — translation MADVAREAGVSLMTVSRAVNGKDEISDETRQRIQAVISRLGYRPSGIARSLATNHTSTIGLVVLDNTNPFFSEIARGVEQVAYETGYKVFLCNTDENIEREAEMLHSLEEKRVDGIIVGGSRLDDGPLYAGLRSHPAAVLVNRVLSYGSFGTVLVDDDYGTRRAVEHLIEAGHRAIGFLAGPPRSYSGQIRAAAYRTTLKAAGLTVRADWELGGAPTVAGGQETALRLLRDHPELTALFCYNDLSAVGALQACAALGRAVPDDVAIVGFDDIAMAAMVTPALTTCRVPAYMMGRQAMDLLLAHICGCCDECENIVFQPELVVRASAPRRSPTYSGSPVSG, via the coding sequence ATGGCCGATGTCGCTCGCGAAGCCGGTGTTTCGCTCATGACCGTCTCGCGCGCGGTGAACGGCAAGGACGAAATCAGCGACGAGACGCGCCAGCGCATTCAGGCGGTGATCAGCCGCCTGGGCTACCGCCCCAGCGGAATCGCCCGCAGCCTTGCCACCAATCATACATCGACCATCGGGCTGGTCGTCCTCGACAATACGAATCCCTTTTTCTCTGAGATCGCGCGCGGCGTCGAACAGGTCGCGTACGAGACCGGCTACAAGGTCTTCCTGTGCAACACGGACGAAAACATCGAGCGTGAGGCGGAAATGCTGCACTCGCTGGAAGAAAAGCGCGTGGATGGCATCATCGTTGGCGGATCGCGCCTGGACGACGGGCCGCTCTACGCGGGCCTGCGCAGCCATCCGGCAGCGGTCCTCGTAAACCGCGTGCTGTCGTATGGCTCGTTTGGGACCGTGCTGGTCGACGATGACTATGGTACGCGGCGCGCCGTCGAGCATCTGATCGAAGCCGGTCACCGCGCGATCGGTTTTCTGGCCGGGCCGCCGCGCTCCTACAGCGGCCAGATTCGCGCCGCCGCCTATCGCACAACGCTGAAGGCTGCCGGGCTGACCGTCCGCGCGGACTGGGAACTGGGTGGCGCGCCGACTGTCGCCGGGGGTCAAGAAACCGCGCTGCGCTTGCTGCGTGACCACCCTGAGCTAACCGCCCTATTTTGTTACAACGACCTCAGCGCTGTGGGTGCGCTGCAAGCCTGCGCCGCGTTGGGGCGTGCCGTGCCCGATGACGTCGCCATCGTCGGTTTTGACGACATCGCGATGGCCGCAATGGTGACGCCCGCGCTGACGACGTGCCGCGTCCCGGCCTATATGATGGGGCGGCAGGCTATGGACCTGCTGCTGGCGCATATCTGCGGGTGTTGCGACGAATGCGAAAACATTGTTTTTCAACCTGAGCTGGTGGTGCGCGCGAGTGCGCCCCGGCGCAGCCCTACGTATTCCGGTTCTCCGGTAAGCGGGTAA